A single region of the Pontimicrobium sp. SW4 genome encodes:
- a CDS encoding immunoglobulin-like domain-containing protein, whose product MKKTLLLLILCMSTTLIFGQSKSFWQKETPASNSRVMESKKSLPMLQTYSLDLKEMKHALKNAPLRGSFSGQSNLVIAFPNHEGVLEHYRVIEAPVMDPKLSLKYPGIKSYAGQGVEDPSARIRFSVSPSGLQSMRLSSNSEAAFIEPITEDFSQYTVYKRSDKTADFDDFACEVTSKASKIMSGNSALRNADDGVLRTYRLAVSATGEYTQYHGGTKAQALAAINTTMTRVNGIFETDFNVTMVLIANTDDVIYTSTSSDPYGNTTSGYNSALQSTLTSVIGESNYDIGHLFANLQNNGNAGCIGCVCVNGQKGSGWTSATVPIGDFFDVDYVAHEMGHQFGANHTWTHGGNEGTNVQMEPGSGSTIMSYAGITGATDVQANVHPNFHAASIEQVTDYVKSTSCQTNTPTGNSVPTADAGANYTIPKGTPFVLSGAGTDADTGNVLTYSWEQMDENNASSTYPSVTATTGVAFRAYEPTTNTNRYFPRLETIKTGATSWQWEAVPNAARNLNFRLTVRDNVAGGGANNSDDMIVTVNGTAGPFLVSAPNTNVTWNVGTTQTVTWDVAGTTGNGVNAASVDIYLSTDGGDTYTTSLASGVPNDGSHDILVPNNVGTQNRIMVKGTNNIFFDISNTNFTIEGQVVCNATTPTGLTASNIGINTATLSWDAVAGASFDLDYRQAGAGSWTTISVNGISEVLSSLSPLTEYEARVRSKCPDTSTSTYSAIINFTTTDVQLNYCDSASTNISDEYIGRVQLNTIDNASGGQFYTDFTNISTTLTKDSQYTITVTPTWTGTVYSEGYSVWIDYNRDGDFADAGEQVWTQSATKNTPVSGSFTVPSSAVENTTTMRVSMKYNGIPTSCETFTYGEVEDYTIIIEASTPDTTVPVITINGASIMNLIVGDTYTEQGATAIDNIDGDLTSSIVVGGDTVDTNTVGTYVVTYNVSDAAGNAAAEVTRTVNVGPDTIAPVITLNGDSTININIGGVYTEQGAMATDNVDGDISASIVIGGDIVDTNTAGTYVITYNVSDSAGNAATEVTRTIVVAPDTTAPVITLNGASTINLNLGDTYTEQGATATDDVDGDLTASIVVGGDTVDTNTAGTYVITYNVSDAAGNAATEITRSVIIAPDTTAPVITLNGALTIDLTVGDVYTEQGATAIDNVDGDLTSSIVIGGDTVDTNTVGTYLVTYNVSDTAGNIASQVVRTINVNPVVSDVVLNQGFFETGWDGWTDGGSDCARVSDAARSYEGNYSIRIRDNSGTASAMTLSNVDVTPFSQVEVDFYFYVQSMENNEDFWLRYYNGSSWTTVATWTRGININNNTFYNATITLTAAQYNFAVNSGFRFQNDASGNNDQIFIDQVTITGTNSAKGVNNNLVVVGNGQTERGGFEEDFKMYPNPVKDVLNIQLPEGKMFTYAIRNMLGQTVMKGNSDGKINVTNIRSGMYLIEVNDGEEKMTRKFIKE is encoded by the coding sequence ATGAAAAAAACACTACTACTGCTCATTTTATGCATGAGTACTACATTAATTTTTGGTCAAAGCAAGTCGTTTTGGCAAAAAGAAACTCCAGCTAGTAACTCAAGAGTAATGGAGTCTAAAAAATCATTACCAATGTTGCAAACATATAGTTTGGACTTGAAGGAAATGAAGCATGCTTTAAAAAACGCACCACTTAGAGGAAGTTTTTCAGGTCAATCCAATTTAGTTATTGCTTTTCCTAACCACGAAGGAGTTTTGGAACATTATAGAGTTATTGAGGCTCCAGTGATGGATCCTAAATTAAGTTTAAAGTACCCAGGAATTAAATCTTATGCAGGTCAAGGAGTTGAAGACCCTTCGGCTAGAATTCGTTTTAGTGTTTCGCCTTCAGGATTACAAAGTATGCGACTATCTTCAAATAGTGAGGCTGCATTTATTGAACCAATAACAGAGGATTTTTCTCAATATACAGTTTATAAAAGAAGTGATAAAACAGCAGACTTTGATGATTTTGCATGTGAAGTAACATCTAAAGCTAGTAAAATTATGTCTGGAAATAGTGCTTTAAGAAATGCTGATGATGGTGTTTTAAGAACTTATAGATTAGCAGTATCTGCTACGGGAGAGTATACTCAATATCATGGAGGCACAAAGGCTCAAGCATTAGCAGCAATTAATACAACTATGACAAGAGTTAATGGCATTTTTGAGACAGATTTTAATGTAACAATGGTTTTAATTGCAAATACTGATGATGTAATTTATACGAGTACTAGTAGTGATCCATATGGAAATACAACTTCTGGATATAATAGTGCGCTTCAAAGTACTTTAACAAGTGTGATAGGAGAATCAAATTATGATATAGGCCATTTATTTGCGAACCTTCAAAATAATGGAAATGCAGGATGTATAGGTTGTGTTTGTGTAAATGGGCAAAAAGGGAGTGGATGGACTTCGGCTACTGTTCCAATTGGAGATTTCTTTGATGTAGACTATGTGGCTCATGAAATGGGGCATCAATTTGGAGCTAATCACACATGGACACATGGAGGTAATGAAGGTACGAATGTTCAAATGGAACCAGGGAGTGGTTCAACTATTATGAGTTATGCTGGTATAACTGGTGCAACAGATGTGCAAGCTAATGTTCATCCTAATTTTCATGCAGCATCGATAGAACAGGTGACAGATTATGTGAAATCTACTAGCTGCCAGACGAATACACCTACTGGTAATTCAGTTCCAACAGCAGATGCTGGAGCTAATTATACTATTCCAAAGGGGACACCTTTTGTATTAAGTGGAGCAGGTACTGACGCAGATACAGGTAATGTACTTACTTATAGTTGGGAGCAAATGGACGAGAATAATGCGTCAAGCACTTATCCAAGCGTAACAGCCACAACAGGAGTTGCCTTTAGAGCATATGAGCCAACAACTAATACTAATAGATACTTCCCAAGATTAGAAACAATAAAAACAGGAGCGACATCATGGCAATGGGAAGCAGTACCTAATGCTGCTAGAAACCTAAATTTTAGACTAACGGTAAGAGATAATGTTGCTGGAGGAGGAGCGAATAATAGTGATGATATGATTGTTACTGTAAATGGGACAGCTGGACCGTTTTTGGTAAGCGCTCCAAATACAAATGTTACTTGGAACGTAGGAACAACCCAAACTGTAACTTGGGATGTTGCAGGAACTACAGGCAATGGAGTTAATGCTGCAAGTGTAGATATTTATCTTTCAACAGATGGAGGTGATACATATACAACTTCTTTAGCATCTGGAGTTCCAAATGATGGATCTCATGATATTTTGGTGCCAAATAATGTGGGGACACAAAATCGAATTATGGTTAAGGGAACTAATAATATTTTCTTTGATATTTCTAATACTAACTTTACAATTGAAGGACAAGTAGTATGTAATGCAACAACTCCAACAGGTTTGACTGCATCTAATATTGGAATAAATACAGCTACTTTAAGTTGGGATGCAGTTGCAGGAGCTTCTTTCGATTTGGACTATAGACAAGCAGGAGCAGGTTCTTGGACTACTATTTCTGTTAATGGTATTTCAGAAGTATTATCATCTTTAAGCCCACTAACGGAATATGAAGCACGGGTTAGAAGTAAATGTCCAGACACGTCTACATCTACATATAGTGCGATTATTAATTTTACAACGACTGATGTACAGTTAAACTATTGCGATTCGGCAAGTACTAATATAAGTGATGAGTATATAGGCAGAGTCCAATTAAATACTATAGATAATGCTTCTGGAGGTCAATTTTATACTGATTTTACTAACATATCAACCACTTTAACTAAAGACAGTCAATATACAATTACTGTAACACCAACTTGGACAGGAACTGTTTACAGTGAAGGATATTCAGTTTGGATTGATTATAATAGAGATGGAGATTTTGCTGATGCAGGGGAGCAAGTATGGACACAATCAGCAACAAAGAACACACCAGTTAGTGGGAGTTTTACAGTACCATCTTCGGCAGTTGAAAATACTACAACGATGAGGGTGTCCATGAAGTATAATGGAATTCCAACATCTTGTGAAACATTCACTTATGGCGAAGTTGAAGACTATACCATTATTATAGAAGCATCTACACCAGATACTACGGTACCTGTAATTACTATAAATGGTGCTTCAATAATGAATTTAATAGTTGGTGATACATACACAGAACAAGGAGCTACGGCAATTGATAATATTGATGGAGATTTAACCTCAAGTATAGTGGTTGGAGGAGATACTGTTGATACAAATACGGTTGGTACTTATGTTGTAACATACAATGTGAGTGACGCAGCAGGAAATGCTGCGGCAGAAGTAACACGAACAGTTAATGTTGGACCAGACACAATAGCGCCAGTAATTACTTTAAATGGAGACTCTACAATTAACATTAATATAGGAGGTGTATACACAGAGCAAGGAGCTATGGCTACAGACAATGTTGATGGTGATATTTCAGCTAGTATTGTAATAGGAGGAGATATAGTTGACACGAATACAGCAGGGACTTATGTAATTACTTATAATGTAAGTGACTCAGCTGGTAACGCAGCAACAGAAGTAACTAGAACTATTGTTGTTGCTCCAGATACTACTGCACCAGTAATTACCTTAAATGGGGCTTCTACAATTAATCTTAATTTGGGAGACACATATACGGAACAAGGAGCTACTGCTACTGATGATGTAGATGGAGACTTAACGGCTAGTATAGTAGTTGGAGGAGACACTGTTGATACGAATACTGCAGGAACATATGTAATAACCTATAATGTGAGCGATGCTGCTGGTAATGCTGCTACTGAAATTACTAGATCAGTAATTATAGCACCAGACACCACAGCGCCAGTAATTACTTTAAATGGCGCATTAACAATAGATTTGACAGTTGGAGATGTATATACAGAACAAGGAGCCACTGCAATAGACAATGTTGATGGAGATTTAACCTCAAGTATAGTAATAGGTGGAGATACTGTTGATACTAATACTGTTGGTACATATCTTGTAACTTATAACGTGAGTGATACCGCAGGAAATATAGCTTCTCAAGTTGTTAGAACAATTAATGTTAATCCAGTTGTAAGTGATGTTGTTTTAAATCAAGGATTCTTTGAGACAGGTTGGGATGGATGGACTGATGGTGGAAGTGATTGTGCGAGAGTATCGGATGCAGCTCGTTCTTATGAAGGAAATTATTCAATTAGAATTAGAGATAACTCTGGGACTGCATCTGCAATGACTTTATCTAATGTAGATGTAACACCATTCTCTCAAGTTGAAGTAGATTTCTATTTCTATGTACAAAGCATGGAAAATAATGAGGATTTTTGGTTGAGGTATTATAATGGTTCTAGCTGGACAACTGTTGCCACATGGACTAGAGGAATTAATATTAATAATAATACCTTCTACAATGCAACAATTACTTTAACAGCTGCGCAATATAATTTTGCTGTTAACTCTGGATTTAGATTCCAAAATGATGCATCAGGAAATAATGATCAAATATTTATTGACCAAGTAACTATTACTGGAACAAATTCTGCAAAGGGTGTTAATAATAATTTAGTTGTTGTTGGTAACGGTCAAACCGAAAGAGGAGGTTTTGAAGAAGATTTTAAAATGTATCCTAACCCAGTAAAAGATGTACTTAATATTCAATTGCCTGAAGGAAAGATGTTTACTTATGCTATTAGAAATATGTTAGGACAAACAGTAATGAAAGGTAATTCCGATGGAAAAATAAATGTTACTAATATTAGATCTGGAATGTATTTAATTGAAGTGAATGATGGAGAAGAGAAAATGACTAGAAAGTTTATTAAAGAATAA
- a CDS encoding ABC transporter ATP-binding protein, with protein sequence MAKKELLSVKNLEISFTNNSVSSKVIKGISYNLFPNEILGIVGESGSGKSISSLAIAGLLPKQNCIINNGEIIFEGKDLTVLDDKSFELLRGNDIAMIFQEPMSSLNPSMTCGKQVLEVLLKHTKLAKNEAKNYVLELFENVKLSNPSIVFSKYPHEISGGQKQRVMIAMAIACKPKLLIADEPTTALDVTVQREIILLLKDLQKRFKMSIIFISHDLSLVSEIANRVLVMYQGEIVEQGSSETIFKNPQHIYTKALINSKPSLNVRLKRLPTINDYMNKNILDTIISSEEREEVHKTLYSKQPLLEVKNVSKEYLTKHGFFGKSSVFKAVDDVSFKVYEGEILGLVGESGCGKSTLGNAILQLHKVSSGRIFYNGIDITELSKKELRTLRKDIQIIFQDPYASLNPRISVGNAIMEPMKVHGLYKSEKERKEKVLELLKRVGLPTEYFNRYPHEFSGGQRQRIGIARTIALQPKLIVCDESVSALDISVQAQVLNLLNELKDKFGFTYIFISHDLAVVKYMSDQLLVMNQGRIEELGEADSIYDNPKKEYTKTLIDAIPKGL encoded by the coding sequence ATGGCTAAAAAAGAACTGCTTTCTGTTAAAAATCTTGAAATTTCGTTTACCAATAATTCAGTTTCTTCTAAAGTGATTAAAGGTATTTCTTATAATCTATTTCCAAACGAAATATTAGGAATTGTAGGAGAGTCTGGAAGTGGTAAATCTATATCATCTTTAGCTATTGCAGGGCTCCTTCCAAAACAAAATTGTATTATAAATAATGGAGAAATAATTTTTGAAGGTAAAGATCTAACAGTCTTAGATGATAAAAGCTTTGAATTATTACGAGGCAATGATATTGCCATGATTTTTCAAGAACCTATGAGTTCTTTAAATCCTTCTATGACTTGTGGGAAGCAAGTCCTTGAGGTATTATTAAAGCATACAAAACTAGCAAAAAATGAAGCTAAAAATTACGTTTTAGAACTATTTGAAAATGTAAAACTGTCAAACCCAAGCATCGTTTTTAGTAAGTATCCACACGAAATTTCTGGAGGGCAAAAACAGAGGGTAATGATTGCTATGGCAATTGCATGTAAGCCTAAATTATTGATAGCCGACGAGCCAACGACAGCATTAGATGTTACTGTTCAAAGGGAGATTATTTTATTACTCAAAGATCTTCAAAAGAGATTTAAAATGAGCATTATATTTATTTCACATGACCTATCGTTAGTGTCTGAAATAGCAAATCGTGTCTTGGTTATGTATCAAGGGGAAATCGTTGAGCAAGGATCTTCTGAAACTATTTTTAAAAACCCACAACATATATATACAAAAGCATTAATTAACTCCAAACCATCATTAAATGTAAGGCTAAAGCGACTTCCTACCATTAATGATTATATGAATAAAAACATTTTAGACACTATTATTTCATCTGAAGAAAGGGAAGAAGTACATAAAACACTTTACTCTAAACAGCCTCTATTGGAAGTGAAAAATGTGAGTAAAGAATATCTAACCAAACATGGATTTTTCGGAAAGTCATCAGTTTTTAAAGCTGTTGATGATGTTAGTTTTAAGGTTTATGAAGGTGAAATACTTGGTCTTGTTGGTGAATCTGGGTGTGGAAAATCCACCTTAGGAAATGCCATTTTACAATTACATAAAGTAAGTTCAGGCCGTATTTTCTACAATGGAATAGATATTACAGAGCTTTCAAAAAAAGAATTAAGAACACTTAGAAAAGATATCCAAATAATATTTCAAGACCCTTATGCATCATTAAACCCAAGAATATCTGTTGGGAATGCTATTATGGAGCCTATGAAAGTTCACGGTTTGTATAAATCAGAAAAAGAACGAAAAGAAAAAGTATTAGAACTACTTAAACGCGTTGGTTTGCCAACTGAATATTTTAATAGATACCCACATGAATTTTCTGGTGGTCAACGACAACGAATTGGTATTGCAAGAACCATAGCTTTACAACCAAAACTTATTGTTTGTGACGAATCTGTTTCGGCTTTAGACATTTCTGTACAAGCTCAAGTACTTAATTTATTAAATGAGCTAAAAGATAAATTTGGGTTTACCTATATTTTTATATCGCATGACTTAGCGGTTGTAAAATATATGAGCGATCAACTTTTAGTGATGAATCAAGGAAGAATAGAAGAGTTAGGGGAAGCCGATAGTATATACGACAATCCAAAAAAAGAGTACACTAAAACTCTTATAGACGCTATTCCAAAAGGATTATAG
- a CDS encoding CoA transferase subunit B, whose protein sequence is MLDKNGIAKRIAKEVQDGYYVNLGIGIPTLVANYVRDDIEVEFQSENGVLGMGPFPFEGEEDADIINAGKQTITTLPGASFFDSATSFAMIRGQHVDLTILGAMEVSEDGDIANWKIPGRMVKGMGGAMDLVASAENIIVAMMHTNKRGESKLLKKCSLPLTGVACVKKIVTNLAVLEVTSNGFKLLERAPGVSVEDIKNATEGTLIVEGNIPEMSI, encoded by the coding sequence ATGTTAGATAAAAATGGCATCGCCAAGCGCATTGCAAAAGAAGTGCAAGATGGTTATTATGTAAACTTGGGTATTGGTATTCCAACATTAGTAGCTAATTATGTTAGAGATGATATTGAAGTGGAGTTTCAAAGTGAAAATGGTGTATTAGGAATGGGGCCATTCCCTTTTGAAGGAGAAGAAGATGCAGATATTATTAATGCTGGAAAACAAACTATTACAACCTTACCAGGAGCTAGTTTTTTTGACTCAGCGACAAGTTTTGCAATGATTAGAGGACAGCATGTTGACCTTACTATATTAGGTGCAATGGAAGTTTCGGAAGATGGAGACATTGCTAATTGGAAAATCCCTGGTAGAATGGTAAAAGGTATGGGAGGTGCAATGGATTTAGTGGCAAGTGCCGAAAATATTATTGTGGCTATGATGCATACCAATAAACGTGGAGAATCTAAACTACTTAAAAAATGTTCTTTACCATTAACAGGCGTTGCATGTGTGAAGAAAATTGTCACAAATTTAGCTGTGCTAGAGGTTACTTCTAATGGATTTAAACTGTTAGAGAGAGCTCCAGGAGTTTCGGTAGAAGACATTAAAAATGCAACTGAAGGAACTTTAATTGTTGAAGGAAATATTCCAGAAATGAGTATTTAA